TCCTTACAAGCTATGTGTTGCTGTCTTTGTttaagtttttcattttttacttgTACTAACTTTTTGAAACAATGTCTCCTTTGGAGAGATGGgagaaaagagaaagataaaaaaaaaaaaaaaaaaaactcagcgAAAAGAATAAGGGTTTGTCacatgtaaaaaataaaataaaaatatctgtcttaaattttaatattttatttttaaatagttatttatGTTTAACCTAATTTGTATTGCTATTTATTTTATGTGCTATTTTgtggttgatttttttttttgggctagTAAGAAAAAATTCTCATATCTTATTATTTAACCTATTTTCTCGACACACTTAATAATATCATGATTGCACAAGAAATGTTTCATGCCCTGCGAACCAAACCGAGTGGACGTAACAAGAGGATGGCCATCAAAACagatatgagtaaagcatatgataggatggaaTGGTCGTTTATCGAAGCTGTGATGCGGAAGATGGGATTTTCTGAAACATGGGTCACTTGGATTATGAGATGTATCACGTCGGTAAAATACAAGGTTCTTATAAATGGTCAACCAAGAGGGAACATTGTCCCAGGTAGAGGTCTacgacaaggagatcctttgtctcctttcatttttattctgtgcacggaagcgctcgttagccttctcaatcatgcagagaaccaaGGGAAGATAACATGGATGCGCGTTACACGCGCATGTCCTtcggtatcccaccttctctttgctgatgatagccttttcttctgtaaggcggagccccgtgaatgtgaagaagtaatgaaagcaGTCAGGACATATGGCAAAGCATCTGGACAATGTATTAATTTCGACAAATCCTCGTTACTCTTTGGTAAAAGGATTAATGCAGTTACTAGGCAAGAGATCAAAGTTGTACTTGGAATTCATAATGATGGGGGGATGGGGAAGTACTTGGGAATTCCAGAGGATATCAGTGGATCCAAATGTAAACTTTTTGCATTTCTTAAGGATAACTTGATGCACAGAGTAAACGGGTGGACTGGTAGATGGCTCTCGAAAGGGGGGAAGGAGGTAATGATCAAGTCCATTCTACTCGCTCTCCCGACATACGTCATGTCCACATTTTTGCTTCCATTAGAGATTTGTGAGAACCTCgctagtgccattgcacaattttggtggagttcgAATCCCCCAAAAAGAGGGATACACTGGGCGAAATGGGAAAAGGTTTGTTTACCAAAAGAGGAAGGAGGAATTGGGTTCAGATTGATTCACGAGTTCAACTTAGCATTACTGGAAAAACAATTATGGAGACTAATACAGTACCCTGATTCACTCGTTGCCAGAGTGTTGAAGGGTAGATATTATAGGATGACCTCGCCATTGCGAGCAGTCTCTTCTAGTAGTCCATCATATGTGTGGACAAGTATCTCCGCCTCACGGAAACTACTACTCATGGGGATCAGACAGAAGATTCATTCTGGCTATGAAGTTAGGGTGTGGGAGGATCCATGGATCCCAACAAGACCTGCTAGACCAGCTATACCTGTAGCGCCTGTGATGAACCCGAACATGAGAGTTAGTGATCTCATTAACCAGGACTCGAAGGAATGGGAGGAAGGGACGCTAGAGAACTATGTCCATCCTGGTGATATACCACTTATTCGCAGTATGGCCATAAGCTCTACTCATCGTCAAGATTCTTTCTGTTGGGAATACACGAGGAATGGTCATTACACAGTTAAGTCTGGATACTGGGTTGCTCAAAATCTGCTGAAGCCAGATGAGGAAAAGCTGATAGTGGAACCAAGTATCACtaaacttcaagcctttgcttggaagttgaAAGCGCCTAGGAAGGTATGTCATTTAATATGGCAATTGATAACGGGTCAGGTGGCAGTAACAAGAAATCTAGTAAGAAGAAATATGCGGTGTGACAACTACTGCCCGAGGTGTGGGGAGGCAGAGGAATCTGTAACTCATGCTATATTTGAATGCCCTCCTGCTCTGCAAGCATGGTCTTTATCGACGACTCCAACAAGTCCAGGCATATTTCCAGCGTCAAGTGTCTATACAAACATGGACTATCTATTCtggaggaaaaagaatatcatagCATTAGACCAAGacagggatccttatccctggataatatggtatatatggaaggcTCAGAATGATAAGCTCTTCAGGGGAATAGAcagagatcctttggagctaGTCCGATATGCAGAAAGCGAATGCCAAGCCTGGTTTAGTGCAAACGAGTTGATACCACCGGTAGTGCAAGACAACAACAATGAGGAAAACCaagtctcaagcttgagtaatatttGCCTCCTGGATGGATCATGGACAGCTTCCGATAGCTTCAGTGGATGCGGATGGGCTTGGATGGATAGCGGGGAGAACATACAACTGATGGGTACACGGAACTTCACTCGATGTGAATCAGCATTGCATTCTGAGATAGAAGCACTGCGCTGGGCGATGGAGAACATGCTTCAACACTCGCCATGTCAGAGCTTTGGAACAGACTGTAAGGAGCTGATTGCTATGATAAATGAACCCCAAAAATGGCCAAGATTTGCGACAGAattggagaagatagagacACTGCAGATTTGCTTTCCGGACTTCAAAATCATACATGTTCCACGAGTGCGCAATCAGTTTTCGGACTTTTTAGCTAAGATTGCTAGGACATTTCGGAGAGAGttactttttattggttgttctattccggtctggttacccagaccacctcaagcttgagtaatagaatggccgttcgacgtcaaacaaaaaaaaataataatgatatagACAAACAACCCTCTAAGAGCTTGttgtccaaacaaaaaaaaccccGACAAAACTCGGTTACCAAGTATAGAGTCATATAGTTTTCTTCTGCGAGTTTGTAATTAAATGGATCAAGGACGATCCTTTTATGATCTCTATTCATGTTTATATGTGAATCTAAATAATTGGAGGCAAAATATGTGGGTTTGACGACTGTGGAAGTTTTGACCAAAAcatagggggggggggggggggggggggggggggggggggggagtaggACAAGACAAAGGGGAACATACTCAAGGACATGTTAGGCAGCTGTCAAATCAAGTTTCTGAGTTGCAGAGAAAATGCCATAATATGGGTCACACTCCAAATACTACCTTATTTATCAGAAGTATTATTTAAATGGCTTGAATTGGTCAAAAGGAAGATAGAAAAAAGGCTGATAGATGAAACAACCAAAAGAAgactttattaatttttttttttttataatctagGTATCCGGACCTCTCACTTATTCCGACTATCCCACCGCGTTTAACCGAAACTGGCGAGGAAGGTCCTGGAGGCCAAACGGAAACCATGTTAAATCCGCTGTGACCGGAGTTCAAACTCGTGATGGCGGACACCTCAGCCAAGGTTTCTTTACCACCGGACCACGAGGTCCGGTTGACTTTATTAAACTTCATGTAGTTTGTTTACATTTAACTAATTTCTCTGCCATAATATGGGTCACACTCCAAATACTACCTTATTTATCAGAAGTATTATTTAAATGGCTTGAATCGGTCAAAAGGAAAATAGAAAAAGGCTGATAGATGAAACAACCAAAAGAAGACTTTATTAAACTTCATGTAGTTTGTTTACATTTAACTAACTTTGCTATTTTAGGCGACAATATATTTATCTCCATCAGCCAGTAGAGTAGGTCAAAGTTCAATATATTATACAGAGCACTAGTTCTACGATCACAAACTCAAAAGTACTACGTCTCGttcatatttaaattaattatttaatttcgtGGCATCGATAACAATGGTCGTCATTATCTTCTCTGGATAAGATACAAGTCAAACAATTTCCTCTTCTAATGCTTTGTCGAACTTATGAACTGTCGTTTGCTATAGTTGTCGACACGCCATATCCATATATCCTAAAATAGTAAGCTCACCTTAATGATTTGTTTGttacataaatttattataattgaaAGGTAACAGTAATTGACAAACAAAAACCCCAATATACTGTATTTTACCGTTATTCTATCCATTTTTATTActagttttatattttgttttccgaattagatgatgttttagtgtttttttttttttttgagaaagggcttaATAAGTAGCGGTTCTGGGTAGAAGCCATGGAAGCATATGCTTCCGGCCTtgtaaaagttaaataaatttCCGGCCAATAATTTCAAGTATTTTCAGCAATTCAGTCGGTTAAAGCTTGAGAGGTTAAGCTAAAGGTAACAGGTTCGAGCAGTTACAACCccattattaaacttttttatttttttacaggtacacaaattttttttgcttcCGGCCTAAATTGTTTTTGATATTCTCAGAGCCGGGCCTGGACTTAATGCAATGGTTTTTCACATTGAATAAGTAAATACTATAACACTAGCTTAAGACGCGCAGATGATGTTTTAGTGTTCAATACAAAATTGTTTACAACTATTTATATACtctaaattcaattatttttgaattttctttttagttaataactaagtctttttttttagttttgtttacttAATAACTaagataataaacaaaacaacgTTAAATTATGAGAACGGAAGGAATATTAATTATGGCCAACGAACTTAGCGACCATGAGCACACAAACCACACACAATTTTTTCCATTCTTTTCTAAAGCAAAATTCTAATGCTGGCAAACGTCGAGAAAGTATATTCCTAATATTCCCACCGTCGAATGGTTGTCGTTCCAAAGATATGCGTGGTGAGCTATCGCACCCGAAACCGCGTTCACGTCCAAGAACCACAAAACAGGATCGAAATCATTAAATAGAGAATAGTTAATTCCGGAGTGGGGTTTATTAATCAGTTAATGGTATTGTTATTTTACTCAAGcgaacactttttttttgtcatctgttaTATTTTGTGCAGTATAATAgagtattattttttgaaaataataaaatgtagCTCAAAAAGACATACAATGCAGTATTAGTAGATGTCACTAAATAACAATAATCAATAATAATAGCTACATTAACATAAATCCTTTTTGAGTTATTCTTACGTTGTAAGATTTAACAAGttccaaaatattattttaaatctggTCTTTTTACAAGTTACAGaggttttgtttaagttttctcttcaattattggaaaaataacaaaacaaacaatacTTTAGTTTGCATACTTTATTTTcctaagaaaatttgaaaatataatgttttaataatttaactaTTTGAATATGTGAGTAACAACACTATAAgagatataaaagaaaaatcttcGTTCTCGAAGAGCTTTGATGTACATAGTTCATTCGTACCTAACCAAGAGTGACTTATAGAGTTAGTATGCAATATTCCCATTGTTTGACCTAGTATAGTATTTAGAGGAGCCTAATCTTTGTAATCCTTTTTTCTTGTTTCCTTTTGATCTTTGTAATCTTTGGTTCGGTGTACTTAATCACTCTTTTCGGAATAACCAAAGACTGCTTTTGACATGATacgatttaattatattttaattatacaacaattaatcaaaaattttaGGACCGTGCATTGTTATACAGTTTAAAGGTGAATCCGCTTTTAACACAATTTATGTAACCTATACTAGTATTTAGGCATGGGCATAATATCCGTaacccgaaatccaaaccgaacccgaaccgaaaaacccgatccgtatccggtccgaaatgtaaaaaatatccgaatgggtcttgtaaggtggtacaaaacatatctgaacccgaagtgttattaaccgaacccgaacgggtaacccgacaaaaccgaaaaaaccgaaaaatccgaaaaaatatccgaagaaaccgatccgaatgtccaaaataatatacaatataattataagaaacatgaatatatacttcaaatattcaatttcatatttattttgatatgttatctaacaataagtatttgaaatttaaataactaccttaaatacttaattatatataaataaatatatatttcttatgttttacttttaaattttagattttatttcggatataccgatccgatataacccgaatccgaatgatatatgattactttatgggttctatgatgtgatacaaaatCGACCCGAATccgatgtgttatatccgaacccgacccgtacttgcaaatttactagaatggGACCTAAGAGGTGTTATAAAAGAGAACCAAAATCCAGAAAACTCGACCCGAacgccaacgggtacccgaacgccaaGGCCTACTAGTATTTATCTAAAAAGGTTAAAGTCcatatctttatttatttaataattatatttcatatttttataatgctaaatttggttattgtaCCAATATGTAGctaaatttgaattttctttttgttttcggatctttctttcttttccattttatttttgaatgccGTGTACTGGGTTTAtggttaatatttataataaagatggcaaaaaaaaaaaaatttgatggcatCGTATTAGTTGGGTTTACTGCTTAAGAGCAGCTCCATCGGACCATACtcacataaatatttaaattatgaaagaaaagaaaataattatataaattaagaaaGGGACACGATAGTATCTTACACAACATGTTTTTAAAACCCCACAAAATTTTTATGCCATGTGTACGATTGTAAGTGGTTCAACTTTTAGataattatcaaaaagaaaaaatcaataatttagtTACATTTGAATATCAATATTATTTGGGTAAAACTATGATTAGTAAGGGTCTCCTTACAAATTTTTTAGACTGGAAGGTTGTCTTTGAATCTCAGGCTGCAGATAGAGGAGTCCGACTTATAGCGGAGAGTGCTCTAGCAGTCAGTAGATTTCAATCCTATGTTGCCATTGGATATCCTAGTTGGTGTTCTCAGGCGGTTGACTTTGGTAATGGATCTTAGCATATGTATAATGTAAAAATGATCCAGGTCTTCATGGTCGTATATGATGTTGGATCTCTTGTAACTATGTTTATATATCAGTGGAAATCtttcagtgaaaaaaaaaaaaccaatattATTTGGGTAAAATCCCTTTTTAACATACTCACCGAATAAAGGTGCTCTTCGGCCATCCTTATCGGTGGTACCAAGGAAGGTTTCTAACTATTAATTACattgaaaaagttaaaaaaaaatggagagagAAGAGTGAAAATATCCTGCAGGCGAACCTCAACAAAAAAATAGGAGAGACTTCCTTCATACGGTGTAGCTTTATAATTGACCTGCTTCATctttatgatttaaatttaattaataattcaattattttacTACAAATCGATTGGATACTTTTTTCCAAGATATTATCCGTCGGTCATGCTCTTAGGGCCAGCATTAAAGCGGGTTTTGGATGGGTTTCTTACGCGTGGACCCCTTATATTTTGACAAAATACGGTCTCCAAAGTTGCCAGATAAGAAACGGGGTTAAAGGGTTTTTTGTACTGTATGCAGATCCCATTGACACGTGATAATCTGCGATTAgttcatttttttataagttttaaatcagaaaaataataataaaaataataataataaaaaactcaTTTTGGGTTTTTAGGTTAATCATGTCTTTAGAACACTCGCACTGGGAGTACCTCATAGGGGAGTACCTCAAAAGGTACCTTACCAttaatttaatacaaaaaactaaaaagatagGAGAGAGGCACATGTTTTTCAGAATCGATTAGTTGCCGAGGTACTCAACAAATAATGATAAGAAACTTTGTAACACATGGCAATATCTTAGTGGTGTACAtgtttaaaaaaagtaaaatttaattgtataattaattattaatattctattaatttttgaaaaatccaCTCATCTGTAACCGTTGCTGatgctcttagagcatgattaatccgagtttttaatttgtgatttttaacttatgatttgatataaatttttttttaacatttttcggctaagaaccggctcttatatctcttatttaggAGACAGTtgttagcttttttagttaaaaactaaaaaacgaTTTTTATGCCAAACTAAAAACTCCACCCTAATAACCTGCGGTAATCATGGCGCTAGGTCCTAACTGCACAGACTTGCattgtttattttcttcaatACCCCTACATCCTGAAAAATATCTTAGACCTTTGTTTACTTTATTCACATCAAAAGATATGTGTCTTGTCTCCATATCTGAGTCATAAATACCTTTTTTTATGTTAGATATTTTGACTTTAATTATTATACTATTTCTAAGAATGTGATCGGTAATTTTAGAGTAAATGGAAGGAAAATAAAAAAGcgaaaaagaatgaaaaaaataaaatgagagaaagagaaaagtgGAGTAAAtagggaaaaaaagaaaagtaaaataatttttactcATGTATATACACTAGTGTAACATTTTTCTCCATTTCAATAGTAACTAGATATTAATCCGCACATCCGTAcggatatatttatatttttaaattaatatttgaaatataaaatatgttataaaagatatatatctaatattaattttatgtatataatttttttttctgaaaatttatatttgttgaaatttgtttgatgatattgtacaaatcatatattaatgaagtatttttgtttattaatttaaaatgcaacatcaaaattaatagtttaattttaaacattagttttatatgaattaataaaaaaaattattagcttctttgtttagaaatttttattttcgaaatgttttatgtgaataaattaaattatttttgttatattttaaaatattttttatttaatatattatatttcagtttaatgtttttatttttactaaaaatatcaacataaaaatttacaatcaataaaatattatttattttgttttatataaaaatttaattttataatttaaaaagaattgggctatactatttaatttcaaaattagttaccggaatatataaaatatggtatatattaaatatgataaacaatcaaatgataattaaataatgacaatatatttatcttttcttagaAATGTTATTGTTTAGATGTATATTGTTTTTTAGGAGAATATCATATATGAGTAATTTTAGGATGTTTAGTTAAATTTCTAAAGAATGGTCTAACGTAGACTTGtgtatggtagataaaaaatatgactctattttaatagaatagatgggaagaaataaagaaaataatcttTTTCATCTGATTGGTAATTCACGAGAGTAACTAAACTAACCAAGTTTTCTACTTAAATATTTACTATAAAAGTAATTTATTCAATCTAAGCCTAAATGTTTTTGCGCAACCATCAGATTCTAAGTGGGCCTTTTTGGAATagggattaaaaaaatattaaagatttcaTATATGAAGGGACTTGGCTGAATCTATTTggattttaaagattttaacaGAGGTTTTGATTAGGGATTTGgtacattttgatcattttgGTCTCTCTCTATAACCTGGCTAAAGGGAGTGGACTATCCCTAATACTTAGCATTCACGTTACAACTTTTCTTATCAGgaaatagcaaaaaaaataaaagaaaaaaaaaagaaaattggtACGAGGTTCTTTCCCAAGATCACATACTTTAATCCTGTGTAAGAAAAAAAGTTGTGATATTTGTCTCTATTTTGTTTCAGGCATCAGGCTATCAGCATCGTTGGAGAGGGAGGAAGGAAGGGCGataattgctttttttttttgaaaaaggaggataattattttatttatttattttgaaataccATCTCATTTATAGtgaattttgtatataaaaccAATTATCTAATAATTTCCAATAATTATTGATAGATATCATTGGTGAAATTCTTGTTTTCCAATAAGGAGAGATTTTGAAAGAGTTTGAATAAATGAGTAATTCAATAAGGGTGGATTTGATAAAACTTTTTACAAATACTAGATACAATAAATGAAGATTTAAACAAAAACTTAAGTTTTCTTAAATCATCAATACAATAAGAGCAAAACTTATGTTCACCCCCTACGGtcaacctttaaattcaccacATCTCCAATTACCAATCAAATTACCAGctagataaataataaaaaatatattttttattaaaaaaataaaaataatagaaaaaaacaatGACACCAATTTTAACGATGTTAACGCCGTTagctaaatcctaaactctaaaccttaaatttaaatcctaaaacctaaatctaaaccctaaacactaatcCCAAACCTAgattctaaatcctaaatccaaaCCCTATACTCTaaaaccaaactttatatcctaaacccaaaccctataccctaaacctaaaccatggatcctaaactcaaatcgtAAACCCTAAGCCCAAACTCTATACTCTAAAGGCTTGGGTTAATGTTAATGTTGATGTTATTcctttaggatttaaggtttgggtttagagtctagggtttgggtttagggtctagggtttaattttagggtttacggtttgagTTTATGGTCtattatttgggtttagggtatagagtttgagtttaggatttagggtataggatttgggtttaggggttagggtttagatttaggatTTTGTTAGGGGTGTTaacgtcgttaaaattagcgtaattatttttttattattttagaatttcttttttaaaaaatattttttagttatttatttatgtggCAATTTGATTGGTCATAGGAGATGTGATGAATTTAACCTAAATTTTATTCATACAATAAGCCTCCTTAAGACTATATACAATAGATTCAACACACAACACCCTccacatcatcttctctttcttccacATCAGTTTATATCTCTTTCACTTAATAATTTAACACCCACTCATTTTCTATACTCTACAAtggtttgtttaataaaattcaacaccataccctatcatttttattttccatatttttgttttgttttacatcttttattttgtgattacatattaataataattattagtttaaattaaattgCAATATTTAAAAGCtatataaatgattaattaatttatgtttaattttataatttcaataaaatatcaattattaaatataaaaaatataaagagctattaattaaaaaaatagaattacaAAAACTTAAATTTCAATACAATACATTAATAAGAATACAACACAAATAATAAAACACACATAGCATAATTAGTACAATAAACTTAACTCACTAACTTAGAAATATTCTTAACCACGGAACATTCTGAATTTTTGCCATATGTGTTTAACTAGATCTGCTTGCAATTCGTGATGCACGTTTGAATCACGCAACTCAGATCTAGCACGAACGTGATTTGCAAATGCAGGTAACACTTCGGTCGAGAATGGTTGTGGTGCATTAGATACACTTGCCTCAGATTGATCATAATCAGTCCAGTGTTGAGCATATGTATCGCGTTCATCCTCAACAATCATATTATGCAATATGATACTTGACCTCATTATGATAGCCAAATCAGAAATTTTCCACAAGCGAGCTGGTTCGCGAATGATTTTAAATCGAGCCTGCAGCACTCCGAATGCACGTTCAATGTCCTTCCGACATCCCTCCTGAACTTGTGCAAATAACTTGTCCGGTTCACTTTGAGGAAGCCTAATCGATTTGACGAAAGTAGGATAAGAAGGATAAATACCGTCAGCTAGATAGTACGCCATATTGTAAGGTCGTTGGTTCACGAAGAAGTTAACTCTTGGAGTATTTCCTTGTTCAACAGCATCGAACACTGGTGAACGATCTAGAACGTTTATATCGTTCAATGTGCCTGGACATCCAAAAAAGCATGCCAGATCCATAGATCATGGGTTGCAACCGCTTTAAGAATAATAGTGGTAGTTCCCTTATCTCCCCGAGTATATTGTCCTTCCCACGCTTTAGGACAATTTTTCCATTCCTAGTGCATGCAATCAATACTCCCAATCATCCCCGGGAACCCTCGCATTTCACTAACATGCAAAATTCTTTGCATGTCATCTTCAGTTGGGGCTCTGAGATACACTTTCTCGTACATTTGTATGATTCCCTTGCAGAACCTACGCAAGCACTCCAAAGCTGTTGTGCCTCCAATTTTGATGTATTCATCAACCGCGTCGGCCGCCATACCATATGCTAACATTTGCATGGCTGTGGTACATTTCGCTAATGGAGATATACCTTCTTTATTAGCTGCGTCATATCGTTGAGTGAAGTAATCGTCACTTCTTGATAGGTCCCCTACGATTAGGAGAAAAACATGTTTTCGCATCCGAAATCGTCGACGAAACATTGCATCGTCATATGTAGGTTGATTGGAAAAGTAGTCGTCAATCAATCTTTGATTTGCCGCTGCATGATCTCTCTTGTGGTATCTTCTCTTGCTACGAAATGGATAGTCTTCCTCTATTTTCTTTCGACGCTCCCTAAACTGGCTGAGAATATACCTTTCTTCAATTTCAGATTGTCTTTTGCAAGCTTCAATATCAAGAAGAAGTTCTGATGGATCCATATCAAAAGGAATTTCTGATGGATCCATTGTGGTATTGATACATCAATGAAAGAATGAGTCCATATTTATAAGACAATGAAACCGATGGATCATATTGAGTGGTTGGAGGATAAGATTCTTACATTAAAGAAAAAGTCACAAGCACTTGACAATATTATTAAATCACACTGAGTGGCTAGAAGATAAAATTGATGGAAAAGTCATGGGCACTTAAAAGCATTATTGAATCATGTTGAGTGATTGCAAGATAAGGCTATGCTATTTAAAGCCGAAATTGACGGATAACATTGATGGAAAAGTCACGGGCTCTGAACAACATTATTGAATCATGTTGAGTGGTTGCAAGATAAGGTTATGCCATTTAAAGTCACGGGCGCTTAAAAATCATGTTGAGTGGTTGGAGgataagattttatattattaaagcaTAACAAGACAATATATTATTAGAGCATCAACTGACAACAACATTATTAAAGGAGAGAATGACAAAAAAACTATTATGAAGGCGTGGAGTGCCATGACACAGACAAGCATAGAGTGGTATGATGCAGATAAGCATGGATGTGGTATGATGCAGACAACCACTTTTGACCACAATTAATTTCCAAATAATTCATCGCTCAACTGTTGGAACATGTCTTTGCTCTTGTCATTGAGATGTTCTTTTTCACTTAGCTATCAACCACATTTTCATCTTCTTAGCCCGAGTTTTTTCTTTCATCAATTGGTTTGTCTCATCTTGCCTTTGGTTTGCCTCCACTTGTCTTTGGATTGCCTCTTTTCGCCTTTGG
The window above is part of the Brassica napus cultivar Da-Ae chromosome C3, Da-Ae, whole genome shotgun sequence genome. Proteins encoded here:
- the LOC106383560 gene encoding uncharacterized protein LOC106383560 isoform X2 encodes the protein MDPSEIPFDMDPSELLLDIEACKRQSEIEERYILSQFRERRKKIEEDYPFRSKRRYHKRDHLRDSNVHHELQADLVKHIWQKFRMFRG
- the LOC106383560 gene encoding uncharacterized protein LOC106383560 isoform X1, whose translation is MDLACFFGCPGTLNDINVLDRSPVFDAVEQGNTPRVNFFVNQRPYNMAYYLADGIYPSYPTFVKSIRLPQSEPDKLFAQVQEGCRKDIERAFGVLQARFKIIREPARLWKISDLAIIMRSSIILHNMIVEDERDTYAQHWTDYDQSEASVSNAPQPFSTEVLPAFANHVRARSELRDSNVHHELQADLVKHIWQKFRMFRG